In one window of Musa acuminata AAA Group cultivar baxijiao chromosome BXJ3-2, Cavendish_Baxijiao_AAA, whole genome shotgun sequence DNA:
- the LOC135631807 gene encoding pentatricopeptide repeat-containing protein At4g38010-like — protein MAKLILRAFPFTKHSFSHYCQQPGSAAPRSSKIVEGRTYKWNVTLRGLLEGNVPAKAILAYALMRRKGVKVDSFTLLFVVKACCLIMHDVVVGKQVHAQVAKLGFQAEVVTQTALLKMYGMFGDLDAAEKVFDETPQRDLVQWHALLAAYSQRNRPCGTMKTAQRMVNESVMPNEVGFVSIISACSQRKALPEGKRWHGYAIKNLAVLDTFVHNVLIDMYAACGCLSDAYNVFKNLRNKNTVSWTSMINAYGDNDHPNEALDLFEEMEAVGERPDEVMMLAVVSICNKLGRSDIGEWIHEYVERCGFGESVRVANALIDMHSKCGNMEKACSTFDRMTRRTLVTWTAMIQGLAMHGHGRAALTRFSQMQREGFRLDEVVVLIMINACSHAGLVEEGKHFFRSMAEEHGMEPWMEHYGSMVDLLCRAGLVNEALDFVMNMPLKPDAVIWRTLVAACRNQGNMNLAAEVLDCMMEMEPEDSGNYVLKSNLHAMIGDWDSVQEVRSSMSCKKVAKTQPAHSYVQPTTMSM, from the coding sequence ATGGCCAAACTCATTCTCAGAGCCTTTCCGTTCACCAAACATTCATTCTCCCATTACTGCCAGCAACCTGGAAGCGCAGCACCAAGAAGTAGCAAGATCGTGGAAGGTAGGACATACAAGTGGAACGTGACCCTGAGAGGTCTCTTGGAGGGGAATGTCCCAGCGAAAGCAATCCTCGCTTATGCCCTCATGAGGAGGAAAGGTGTGAAGGTAGATAGCTTCACCCTTCTGTTTGTTGTCAAGGCCTGTTGCCTCATCATGCATGACGTCGTCGTGGGCAAACAAGTGCACGCTCAGGTCGCCAAGCTGGGCTTCCAAGCGGAGGTAGTTACCCAGACCGCCCTCCTCAAGATGTATGGCATGTTTGGAGACCTCGATGCTGCCGAAAAAGTGTTTGATGAAACTCCTCAAAGAGATCTTGTCCAATGGCATGCGCTCCTTGCTGCGTACTCCCAGAGGAATCGACCCTGCGGTACAATGAAAACCGCGCAGCGAATGGTAAACGAGAGTGTTATGCCGAACGAAGTCGGTTTTGTCAGTATCATCTCGGCTTGTTCGCAGAGGAAGGCTTTACCAGAGGGAAAGCGGTGGCACGGCTACGCGATCAAAAACCTTGCAGTGCTCGACACTTTCGTTCACAATGTGCTGATCGACATGTACGCGGCCTGTGGTTGCCTGTCGGATGCTTACAACGTCTTCAAGAATCTGAGGAACAAGAATACTGTTTCATGGACTTCGATGATCAATGCCTATGGCGACAATGACCACCCGAATGAGGCACTGGATCTGTTCGAGGAAATGGAAGCGGTAGGAGAAAGACCTGACGAAGTAATGATGTTGGCAGTGGTTTCTATCTGCAACAAGTTAGGGAGGTCTGACATAGGAGAGTGGATCCATGAGTACGTCGAGAGGTGCGGGTTTGGGGAAAGCGTACGCGTCGCCAATGCTCTCATCGATATGCACAGCAAATGCGGGAACATGGAGAAGGCATGCAGCACGTTCGACAGGATGACGAGGAGGACTCTGGTAACGTGGACCGCAATGATACAAGGCCTGGCGATGCACGGGCACGGTCGGGCCGCGCTGACGCGGTTCTCTCAGATGCAGAGGGAAGGCTTTCGGCTGGACGAGGTGGTGGTTTTAATCATGATCAACGCATGCAGCCACGCAGGGCTGGTGGAAGAGGGGAAGCATTTCTTCAGGTCCATGGCAGAGGAGCATGGGATGGAGCCTTGGATGGAGCACTACGGGAGCATGGTGGATCTGCTGTGCAGAGCAGGGCTGGTGAACGAGGCGCTCGACTTCGTCATGAACATGCCCCTGAAACCAGACGCTGTCATCTGGCGCACCCTGGTTGCTGCATGCAGAAACCAGGGAAACATGAATCTGGCAGCAGAGGTTTTGGATTGCATGATGGAGATGGAACCTGAGGACAGTGGAAATTACGTTCTGAAGTCAAATTTGCATGCGATGATTGGGGATTGGGACAGTGTTCAGGAAGTGAGGAGTAGCATGAGCTGCAAGAAGGTGGCCAAGACACAGCCTGCTCATAGCTACGTTCAACCAACCACCATGTCCATGTAG